In Pecten maximus chromosome 10, xPecMax1.1, whole genome shotgun sequence, one genomic interval encodes:
- the LOC117335923 gene encoding glycerol-3-phosphate phosphatase-like: MGVISKSTKVLLQQSKRLFISSSLPFSSSRSNMACHPITELSARQILDDVDNFVFDCDGVLWDGLTAIEGSPETLKRLKKLGKKVYYITNNSTNTRKRYMEKCEKLLGFPVTEDEVLCTAYAAALYLHNRKHQGKVYVVGNKAMGEELDEFGINHTGIGPDVVGNKSLLTDFASTELDPEVNCVLVGFDPDLSLNKMVKGASYARKERSLFLATNEDSHLPLRSNVTIPGTGSIVAAVKVPARREPIVIGKPNPTIFNVLKEAHGLDPSRTLMVGDRCNTDIALAKNCGLHSLLVLSGVMSQEDVDKDKVSTDPQITQNLPDHVAKCLWEFGKHIPDSL, translated from the exons ATGGGAGTTATTTCAAAGTCAACAAAAGTCTTACTTCAGCAGAGCAAACGCTTGTTCATATCGAGTAGTCTCCCCTTTTCGAGCTCTCGATCAAACATGGCATGCCACCCCATCACGGAGCTGTCTGCAAGACAGATCCTCGATGATGTTGACAATTTTGTCTTCGATTGTGACG gtGTTCTATGGGATGGACTGACAGCTATTGAAGGCAGTCCTGAAACATTAAAACGTCTAAAGAAACTG GGTAAAAAAGTGTACTATATTACCAACAACAGCACTAATACCAGAAAAAGATATATGGAAAAATGTGAAAAACTGTTGGGCTTTCCAGTTACAGAG GATGAAGTGCTGTGTACAGCGTATGCTGCAGCCCTGTACCTTCACAACAGGAAACACCAGGGTAAGGTGTATGTGGTTGGTAACAAGGCCATGGGGGAAGAACTGGACGAGTTTGGTATCAACCACACAGGCATTGGA CCAGATGTTGTAGGAAACAAGTCCTTACTAACAGACTTTGCAAGTACAGAACTTGATCCAGAG GTAAATTGTGTATTGGTTGGCTTTGACCCTGACCTCAGCCTAAACAAGATGGTGAAGGGAGCATCATATGCCAGGAAAGAACGATCGCTGTTCCTAGCAACAAACGAGGATTCTCACCTTCCCCTCAGGAGTAATGTCACCATCCCAG GTACTGGAAGCATTGTAGCAGCAGTAAAAGTACCTGCCCGTCGAGAACCCATTGTTATAGGCAAGCCAAACCCCACTATATTCAATGTCCTGAAAGAGGCCCATGGTCTTGACCCCAGCAGAACCTTGATGGTGGGAGACAG GTGTAACACTGATATAGCTTTGGCTAAGAACTGTGGACTCCACTCCCTGCTGGTCTTGTCTGGTGTCATGAGTCAGGAAGACGTAGATAAGGACAAAGTATCTACAGACCCACAGATCACTCAGAATCTTCCGGACCATGTCGCAAAATGTCTCTGGGAGTTCGGAAAACACATCCCAGATTCTCTTTGA
- the LOC117336690 gene encoding prostatic spermine-binding protein-like has product MDWELSSRDNDHCTDEDDHYTDEDDHHADEDDHYTDEDDHYTDEDDHYTDDDDHCMDENDHCTDGDDHCTDGDDHWTDEDDHCSDEDDHCTDEDDQYTNEDDQYDHRTDEDDHRTDEDDHCSDEDDHCIDEDDHCTNEDDHCTDEDDHCTDEDGHCSDEVDYCTNEDDHCTDEDDHCKDNDDHRTDEVDYCTNEDDHCTDEDDRCKDEDDHCTDEVDCGFGNRF; this is encoded by the exons ATGGATTGGGAGTTGA GCTCACGGGATAATGACCATTGTACGGACGAGGATGACCATTATACAGACGAGGATGACCATCATGCGGACGAGGATGACCATTATACGGACGAGGATGACCATTATACGGACGAGGATGACCATTATACGGACGATGATGATCATTGTATGGACGAGAATGACCATTGCACCGACGGGGATGACCATTGTACGGACGGAGATGATCATTGGACGGACGAGGATGACCATTGTTCCGACGAGGACGACCATTGTACAGACGAGGATGACCAATATACGAACGAAGATGACCAAT ATGACCATCGTACGGACGAGGATGACCATCGTACGGACGAGGATGACCATTGTTCCGACGAGGATGACCATTGTATCGACGAGGATGACCATTGTACTAACGAGGATGATCATTGTACCGACGAGGATGACCATTGCACGGACGAGGATGGCCATTGTTCCGACGAGGTTGATTATTGTACGAACGAGGATGACCATTGCACGGACGAGGATGACCATTGTAAGGACAATGATGACCATCGTACGGACGAGGTTGATTATTGTACGAACGAGGATGACCATTGCACGGACGAGGATGACCGTTGTAAGGACGAGGATGACCATTGTACGGACGAGGTTGACTGTGGTTTTGGTAATAGATTTTAA